A genomic segment from Triticum dicoccoides isolate Atlit2015 ecotype Zavitan chromosome 1A, WEW_v2.0, whole genome shotgun sequence encodes:
- the LOC119276305 gene encoding glycine-rich cell wall structural protein 1-like — protein sequence MASFKLVHLCFTAVLLCVAFSCCRGQGGGGGGAGAGAGAGGGGGSGIGAVVPGTQDSVQIVAQAALCFDNRPVLTGCLQAMGINASSGTGASMPPPAPGGAATAIMCSPPCFGHVTMMMSCVNAIFGNFVSYNPGLMQGVQAVFQMSCGNVNGPGGAGGAPGGGMGGGPAGNAGGGAAGGGMGGGPAGNAGGASGGVGGGAAGGIPNSMGGAAGGGGGASGASGGGASGTTNTIGGAAGGGAGGTSGGAGGGNDTTNGGAATGAIGSGNITSVSPNAGSHVAVSNQSQPTSGADGPTLSLKGGCSSAVLAIWAGAWLVLF from the exons ATGGCTTCCTTCAAGCTGGTACACTTGTGCTTCACAGCCGTGCTGCTCTGTGTTGCCTTCTCCTGTTGCAGAG ggcagggaggaggtggcggcggtgccggagcaggagcaggagcaggaggcgGAGGGGGGTCGGGCATCGGCGCAGTAGTACCAGGGACGCAGGACTCGGTCCAGATCGTGGCGCAAGCCGCTCTCTGCTTTGACAACAGACCA GTGCTCACCGGGTGCCTGCAGGCGATGGGCATCAACGCCAGCAGCGGCACCGGCGCGAGCATGCCGCCGCCTGctccgggcggcgcggcgacggcgatCATGTGCAGCCCGCCGTGCTTCGGGCACGTGACCATGATGATGAGCTGCGTCAACGCCATCTTCGGCAACTTCGTCAGCTACAACCCCGGCCTCATGCAGGGCGTCCAGGCCGTCTTCCAGATGTCCTGCGGCAACGTCAACGGCCCAGGAGGAGCCGGCGGTGCTCCCGGAGGTGGAATGGGAGGCGGGCCGGCTGGTAACGCTGGCGGTGGTGCTGCCGGCGGTGGAATGGGAGGCGGGCCGGCTGGTAACGCTGGCGGTGCCAGTGGGGGAGTTGGAGGCGGGGCTGCCGGTGGCATTCCTAACAGCATGGGCGGTGCCGCCGGCGGAGGCGGTGGCGCGTCCGGTGCCAGCGGTGGAGGTGCCAGTGGCACTACGAACACCATCGGCGGGGCCGCGGGCGGAGGTGCCGGCGGAACTAGCGGCGGGGCTGGAGGCGGCAACGACACTACCAACGGCGGCGCTGCCACCGGTGCCATCGGCAGCGGCAACATCACAAGCGTTTCACCCAATGCAG GCTCGCACGTGGCGGTGAGCAACCAAAGCCAGCCGACCAGCGGCGCGGACGGGCCCACTCTCAGCCTCAAGGGCGGCTGCTCCTCCGCCGTGCTGGCGATCTGGGCCGGCGCATGGCTGGTGCTCTTCTAG